In Streptomyces chartreusis, the following proteins share a genomic window:
- a CDS encoding ABC transporter ATP-binding protein, whose amino-acid sequence MSVIEVTDLRKSYGGRAVVDGVSFSVEEGEIFGVLGPNGAGKTTTVECVEGLRVPDAGRVRVTGLDPVADHDRVSRVLGAQLQEGRLQEKLTVREALQLYASFYPDPADWRPLAERLGLAERLGTRFGKLSGGQKQRLFIALALVGNPRIVVLDELTTGLDPRARRDTWQLIEDIRANGVTVLLVTHFMEEAQRLCDRIAVIDQGRVAALDTPAGLIRRSARATVITFTPSEPLDETEIGALPELASVEHKDGRITLAGSDETVNAVITLLARRRITAHQLRVSDATLDDAFLDLTDTTVTDPSMTESTP is encoded by the coding sequence ATGTCCGTCATCGAAGTCACCGACCTGCGCAAGTCCTACGGCGGCCGCGCCGTCGTCGACGGCGTCTCCTTCTCCGTCGAGGAGGGCGAGATCTTCGGCGTCCTCGGCCCCAACGGCGCCGGCAAGACCACCACCGTCGAGTGCGTCGAGGGCCTGCGCGTCCCGGACGCCGGGCGGGTGCGGGTCACCGGCCTCGATCCCGTCGCCGACCACGACCGCGTCTCGCGCGTCCTCGGCGCCCAGCTCCAGGAGGGCCGCCTCCAGGAGAAACTGACCGTGCGCGAGGCGCTCCAGCTCTACGCGTCCTTCTACCCGGACCCCGCCGACTGGCGCCCGCTCGCCGAACGCCTGGGTCTGGCCGAGCGGCTCGGCACCCGGTTCGGCAAGCTCTCCGGCGGCCAGAAGCAGCGCCTGTTCATCGCGCTCGCCCTCGTCGGCAACCCCCGGATCGTCGTCCTGGACGAGCTGACGACCGGCCTCGACCCACGCGCCCGGCGCGACACCTGGCAGCTCATCGAGGACATCCGCGCGAACGGCGTGACCGTGCTGCTCGTCACCCACTTCATGGAGGAGGCGCAGCGGCTCTGCGACCGGATCGCCGTGATCGACCAGGGCCGGGTGGCCGCCCTGGACACGCCGGCCGGACTGATCCGCCGCTCCGCCCGCGCCACGGTCATCACCTTCACGCCGTCCGAGCCGCTCGACGAGACCGAGATCGGCGCGCTGCCCGAGCTCGCCTCCGTCGAGCACAAGGACGGCCGGATCACCCTGGCCGGCAGCGACGAGACGGTCAACGCCGTGATCACGCTCCTCGCCCGCCGCCGCATCACCGCCCACCAACTG